One window of the Dendropsophus ebraccatus isolate aDenEbr1 chromosome 12, aDenEbr1.pat, whole genome shotgun sequence genome contains the following:
- the LOC138768807 gene encoding sialic acid-binding Ig-like lectin 8 codes for MKSRNFCGAWILLVTLSRLWRGITCLPGYTIRVAPSVSVQEGLCVTIPCTFTADNRNTFSNSFGYWKKLPFDQEITVVTNDKARDPKSKFYLAGNPDSGDCTLTITDARREDQGTYYFRFEESKDSRVKYNYIEEVTTTITVTDFTAEPVVSDLRKLIAGIEKTVICSTPGNCSATSLVIQWKKSDVSGIWKNTPTITFTPSLEDHQKTITCEMINFKGKTTKKTILLDVCYLQEEPVVSDLGTVTAGIEKTVTCAPSGSCPASSVVIQWKKSDVSGIWKTSPTITFTPTPDDHQKTITCEMTNFEGKTTKKHIVLDVCYLTEEPVISDLGTVTAGIDKTVTCSPPGNCSATSYAIKWKKSDVSGIWKTSPTITFTPSLDDDEKTIRCEMTTSWGQKAQKTIRLNVYAPLLQDPKVIAGSVIGGSIIVLAALLGIVFLVRRNKMRSEPSEPSALSRDSPASMKVEDDNEMYVNALTVERDNEMCFTMKSIEEAEDNIYANV; via the exons ATGAAGTCTAGAAACTTCTGTGGTGCATGGATATTACTGGTGACCCTGTCCCGGCTGTGGAGAG GTATCACATGTCTTCCAGGCTATACTATACGAGTGGCTCCTAGTGTCAGTGTACAGGAGGGTCTCTGTGTCACCATTCCTTGTACCTTTACTGCTGATAATAGAAATACATTCAGCAATTCCTTTGGATACTGGAAAAAGTTGCCTTTTGATCAAGAGATTACTGTTGTCACTAATGATAAAGCCAGGGATCCCAAATCAAAGTTCTATCTGGCGGGAAATCCGGATAGTGGAGACTGCACCCTGACCATAACTGATGCGAGGAGAGAAGATCAGGGGACGTATTACTTTAGATTTGAAGAAAGCAAAGACAGTAGAGTGAAATATAATTATATAGAAGAAGTAACAACCACTATTACAGTGACTG ATTTCACAGCAGAACCAGTCGTCTCAGATCTAAGGAAACTGATTGCTGGTATAGAAAAGACAGTGATCTGCTCTACTCCTGGGAACTGCTCTGCCACATCCTTAGTTATCCAATGGAAGAAGAGTGATGTGTCCGGCATCTGGAAGAATACACCTACTATAACATTTACCCCGTCTCTAGAAGATCACCAGAAAACCATCACATGTGAGATGATAAACTTCAAGGGGAAGACAACTAAGAAAACCATTCTTCTTGATGTCTGCT ATCTGCAAGAAGAACCAGTCGTCTCAGATCTTGGGACAGTGACTGCTGGTATAGAGAAGACAGTGACTTGCGCACCATCTGGAAGCTGCCCTGCGTCATCTGTAGTTATCCAATGGAAGAAGAGTGATGTGTCCGGCATCTGGAAGACCTCACCTACTATAACATTTACCCCAACTCCAGATGATCACCAGAAAACCATCACATGTGAGATGACAAACTTTGAGGGGAAGACcactaaaaaacacattgttctcGATGTCTGCT ATCTCACAGAAGAACCAGTGATCTCAGATCTTGGGACGGTGACTGCTGGTATAGATaagacagtgacctgctctcctcctgGGAACTGCTCTGCCACATCCTATGCTATAAAGTGGAAGAAGAGCGATGTGTCCGGCATCTGGAAGACTTCACCTACTATAACATTTACCCCGTCTTTAGATGATGACGAGAAAACCATCAGATGTGAGATGACAACCTCCTGGGGACAAAAAGCTCAGAAAACCATTCGTCTTAATGTCTATG CACCTTTACTTCAAGACCCTAAAGTCATTGCTGGATCGGTAATTGGAGGAAGTATAATTGTTTTGGCAGCTCTACTGGGGATTGTCTTCCTTGTAAGAAGGAACAAGATGAGAAGTGAACCTAGTGAACCAA GTGCCTTATCAAGAGATTCACCAGCCAGTATGAAGGTAGAAGACGACAAtg AAATGTATGTAAATGCATTGACTGTCGAGCGGGACAATGAAATGTGTTTTACTATGAAG TCCATAGAGGAGGCAGAAGATAACATTTACGCCAATGTCTAA